In one Fusarium keratoplasticum isolate Fu6.1 chromosome 5, whole genome shotgun sequence genomic region, the following are encoded:
- a CDS encoding Cysteine desulfurase, whose product MASNIASCALRSAGRVSLTSRARLSAAPLRGLRAAAVVANRTSRRGYVSESKRDNAQVETAIKLDKKDFVDIPPAMETPSNAKVSPMAEVLKQAAVMEEGQRPIYLDMQATTPVDPRVLDAMMPFYVGVYGNPHSRTHAYGWESEKAVEEAREHIAALIGADPKEIIFTSGATESNNMSIKGVARFFGRSGKKKHIITTQTEHKCVLDSCRHLQDEGFEVTYLPVQNNGLIKMEDLEAAIRPETALVSVMAVNNEIGVIQPIEQIGKLCRQKKIFFHTDAAQAVGKIPLDVNAMNIDLMSISSHKIYGPKGIGACYVRRRPRVRLDPLITGGGQERGLRSGTLAPPLVAGFGEACRIAKQEMEYDTKRIKYLSDRLLNGLLAMEHTTQNGDANSFYPGCVNVSFAYVEGESLLMALKDIALSSGSACTSASLEPSYVLRALGNSDESAHSSIRFGIGRFTTEEEIDYVLKAVQERVTFLRELSPLWELVQEGIDLDTIQWSQH is encoded by the exons atggccagcaACATTGCATCCTGCGCTCTGCGCTCGGCGGGCCGAGTGTCTCTGACCTCGAGGGCCCGTCTGTCGGCGGCTCCTTTGCGAGGTCTCCGCGCAGCTGCCGTCGTGGCGAACCGGACGTCGCGCCGCGGATACGTCTCCGAGTCCAAGAGGGATAATGCCCAGGTCGAGACcgccatcaagctcgacaagaaggactttGTCGATATCCCTCCAGCGATGGAGACCCCCTCCAACGCCAAGGTCAGCCCTATGGCCG AGGTGTTGAAGCAAGCAGCAGTCATGGAAGAGGGCCAACGCCCAATCTACCTCGACATGCAAGCTACCACCCCCGTCGATCCTCGAGTCCttgatgccatgatgcctTTCTACGTCGGCGTCTATGGCAACCCCCATTCCCGAACACACGCCTACGGCTGGGAGAGTGAAaaggctgttgaggaggcCCGAGAGCACATCGCCGCCCTCATCGGCGCCGATCCCAAGGAGATTATCTTCACAAGTGGCGCTACCGAGAGTAACAACATGAGCATCAAGGGCGTCGCTCGCTTCTTTGGCCGCTccggcaagaagaagcacatcatcaccacacaGACTGAGCACAAGTGCGTCCTCGACAGCtgtcgccatcttcaggaTGAGGGCTTCGAGGTCACATATCTTCCCGTTCAGAACAACGGCCTCATCAAGATGGAAGACCTCGAGGCCGCCATCCGGCCCGAGACTGCCCTCGTCAGTGTCATGGCCGTCAACAACGAGATCGGTGTCATCCAGCCGATTGAGCAGATCGGCAAGCTCTGCCGACAAAAGAAGATCTTTTTCCACACCGATGCCGCTCAGGCAGTGGGCAAGATCCCTCTCGATGTCAATGCCATGAACATTGACCTCATGTCTATTTCCTCACACAAGATCTACGGACCCAAGGGCATCGGCGCCTGCTATGTCCGAAGACGACCCAGGGTCAGACTGGACCCGCTCATCACCGGTGGTGGTCAGGAACGAGGTCTCCGAAGTGGAACCCTCGCACCGCCCCTCGTCGCCGGCTTCGGCGAGGCGTGCCGAATCGCCAAGCAAGAGATGGAG TACGACACAAAGCGTATTAAGTACCTATCAGACCGTCTGCTCAACGGTCTGCTGGCCATGGAGCACACCACACAAAACGGCGACGCCAACTCATTCTACCCGGGTTGTGTCAACGTGTCCTTTGCCTACGTCGAGGGCGAGTCCCTCCTGATGGCTCTCAAGGACATTGCGCTGTCCTCGGGTAGCGCTTGTACATCGGCCTCGCTGGAGCCTAGCTACGTTCTGCGTGCACTGGGCAACAGTGACGAGAGCGCTCACAGCAGTATCCGATTCGGTATTGGTCGCTtcaccaccgaggaggagattgactACGTCCTCAAGGCAGTTCAAGAGCGTGTCACATTCCTACGAGAGCTGAGCCCTCTGTGGGAGCTGGTGCAGGAGGGCATCGACCTGGACACTATCCAGTGGAGCCAGCACTAA
- a CDS encoding F-box domain-containing protein, translating into MSILRLPAEIVALLVENLDVESIFNLGLTSRCLSYILYDRRICRLALLKKADHSAEAREARETGDFARAFRRLVKRRMAVRSAEPWTAAIVAMADRFVYTSGYLCYTVNREHLRVLNVRQNPSEELKVNVPLLLHAVREYDPLLPYSFEPLYCAEGVLSCRATQVQGGTTCCWLIIFEVRSDFQWVVVKRLCSEHQILIRNDKNYLFCVTKSHARIDGTYRWGVQRLDLATRQWSDSHIILWEFEGSEVGSDICFEIIDDHFYCVSNKLKTQTNYEIPNCYYQAIRFPVSEATHESCEKPLKRNLWRRHDSEGALDDRWTSLQLNKDEDTGEVFIIEVRREWFPGNAGSQRTCYKKRLRFGHDLVEHSLLTPPATAENSPIETPWDCEKHFEERTPGDMHVGDNPSDTITYTLGECPVRSYNPSCEAFVDLVYEAYSANPLLQLRVRPKMEAVDQELGHPSSSRQDGIEQTVEMWPPEPSPSQPDDALAQLHEVINPSQRFDGLEWSMDERILVYSPARREGQLRPVTLISYDPSLKFPGFPKYPFESATDAARPSVVLPNTPPHSHSQESSCSIDDIALSPHSPGEWLTYQVRHEGPSLFVTPGLPLYQTMSMGNGAAHGFDMSYSSSTG; encoded by the exons ATGAGCATCCTCCGCCTCCCAGCCGAAATtgtcgccctcctcgtcgaAAACCTCGATGTAGAGAgcatcttcaacctcggATTGACCAGCCGCTGCCTCAGCTACATTCTCTATGATCGACGCATATGccgtcttgcccttctcaag AAGGCAGACCACTCGGCCGAGGCCAGAGAGGCGCGTGAGACGGGGGATTTTGCGAGGGCCTTTAGGCGGCTCGTCAAGCGACGAATGGCCGTTCGCTCTGCTGAGCCCTGGACGGCAGCCATCGTGGCCATGGCGGATCGTTTCGTGTATACGAGCGGGTACCTGTGTTACACGGTGAACCGCGAGCACCTCCGTGTCCTCAACGTCCGTCAAAATCCctcggaggagctcaaggtcaacgttCCCTTGCTCCTGCACGCCGTCCGCGAGTACGATCCACTTCTGCCGTACTCCTTTGAGCCCCTGTACTGCGCCGAGGGTGTTCTGTCGTGCCGGGCCACCCAGGTCCAGGGGGGCACGACGTGCTGCtggctcatcatctttgaggTGAGGTCAGACTTCCAATGGGTTGTCGTGAAGCGGCTGTGTTCAGAACATCAGATCTTGATCCGGAACGACAAGAACTACCTGTTCTGCGTCACAAAGTCACATGCCAGGATTGACGGCACCTACAGATGGGGTGTCCAGCGGCTCGATCTCGCAACCCGGCAGTGGTCGGATTCACATATTATCCTGTGGGAGTTTGAGGGCTCCGAGGTTGGATCCGATATCTGCTTCGAGATCATCGACGACCATTTTTACTGCGTTTCGAACAAGTTGAAGACGCAGACCAACTACGAGATTCCAAACTGCTATTACCAAGCGATTAGGTTTCCAGTGAGTGAAGCAACGCATGAGAGTTGCGAGAAGCCCCTGAAGCGCAACCTCTGGCGGCGTCACGATTCAGAGGGCGCCCTAGATGACCGCTGGACCTCACTCCAACTCAACAAAGATGAAGATACAGGAGaagtcttcatcatcgaAGTCCGTCGAGAGTGGTTCCCGGGAAATGCGGGGAGCCAGAGGACTTGTTACAAGAAAAGACTCCGATTCGGCCACGATCTTGTCGAACATTCTCTACTTACACCGCCAGCTACTGCTGAAAACTCACCCATCGAGACGCCTTGGGATTGCGAGAAGCATTTTGAGGAGCGAACTCCTGGGGACATGCACGTCGGCGACAACCCAAGCGACACCATCACCTACACCCTTGGCGAATGCCCAGTCCGGTCTTATAACCCGTCTTGCGAAGCATTCGTCGATCTTGTGTACGAAGCATATAGCGCCAATCCGCTGCTGCAGCTCAGGGTGAGGCCAAAGATGGAGGCCGTCGACCAGGAATTGGGGcatccatcttcatcgagaCAGGACGGCATAGAGCAAACAGTCGAGATGTGGCCGCCAGAACCAAGCCCTTCTCAACCCGACGACGCCTTGGCCCAGCTCCATGAGGTCATTAACCCCTCACAAAGGTTCGACGGCCTCGAATGGAGCATGGACGAGAGAATTCTCGTCTATTCGCCCGCACGGAGGGAAGGGCAACTGAGGCCCGTCACCCTTATCTCATACGATCCTAGCCTGAAGTTCCCCGGCTTTCCGAAATATCCCTTCGAATCTGCAACAGATGCAGCCCGCCCGAGTGTTGTGCTGCCCAACACACCTCCACACTCACACTCGCAGGAGTCCAGCTGCAGCATCGATGATATAGCTTTGTCTCCCCACAGCCCGGGCGAGTGGCTTACATATCAGGTTAGACATGAAGGCCCCTCACTGTTCGTCACGCCAGGCCTGCCGTTGTATCAGACAATGAGTATGGGGAACGGAGCTGCGCATGGCTTCGACATGTCATATTCCTCGTCAACGGGTTGA
- a CDS encoding CsbD domain-containing protein, which produces MADNNSSTLKSYVDSATGAVQNAIGNLTGSTGDQVQGEAKKQKAEAEHEASHTTAKLPGATLSGSGAVAKDSSDRTEGSWNQTAGATKEAIGGLIGSESLKNTGRQQNLEGQQQEAKGQLSDLGSGIGDRVQGTIGSAVSNITGDKQGETHYDQLHAEGKTRQRGVEHDLQKKAEAEQK; this is translated from the exons ATGGCCGACAACAACTCTTCCACCCTCAAGTCCTACGTCGACTCCGCCACTGGCGCCGTCCAGAACGCCATTGGCAACCTCACTGGCAGCACTGGCGACCAGGTCCagggcgaggccaagaagcagaaggctGAGGCCGAGCATGAGGCTTCCCACACTACCGCCAAGCTCCCCGGTGCCACCCTCTCCGGCTCGGGTGCCGTCGCTAAGGACAGCTCTGACCGCACCGAGGGTTCTTGGAACCAGACCGCAGGCGCCACTAAGGAGGCTATCGGTGGACTCATCGGCAGCGAG TCCCTGAAGAACACCGGCCGTCAACAGAACCTCGAgggccagcagcaggaggCCAAGGGTCAACTCAGCGaccttggctctggcatcggTGACCGCGTCCAGGGCACCATCGGCAGCGCCGTTTCCAACATCACCGGCGACAAGCAGGGCGAGACTCACTACGACCAGCTGCACGCCGAGGGCAAGACCCGACAGCGCGGTGTCGAGCATGACCTTcagaagaaggctgaggctgagcagaAGTAG